A stretch of DNA from Arachis hypogaea cultivar Tifrunner chromosome 19, arahy.Tifrunner.gnm2.J5K5, whole genome shotgun sequence:
AAGATACATTTCGATCTTTGATCTTTTGCTGTACCAAAAAATCTAACAGGCAATCTCCTGCTCGAGGATATACTGATCGAACTTGTGACACAAAATCATCCAAAGCCACATCAAAGTCATAAAACATGCCAACCATATTTACGTCAAAACATGGTTCAATGAAACTAGCTTCTGCGTCGAAAGGATCTACAttaacttttatttcttttctcccATCGTCGAACTTCAAACGTCCTTCCATTATAGCCTCCTGAATTAAATCCTTGAAATGAACATAGCTATTAGTCGAATGACTGGTTGCTTGGTGAAATTTACAACAAGGCTTCCCTTTTAAATCTTTCACTGAAAGTAAAGTTCTACCCTTAGGCAAAActaattgtttatctttaagcaacacatcgaaATTCTGATCAGATTTcgaaatatcaaaactatatttttCCCACTCTCTAGTTTTGAATCATTCGAATTTTCATTACTACGGAGCTTTTCAAGTAAGGAGCAAACATATGGAGGACCCTTCTTAAGTTCAGCCAAATCGACCTCTGCTTCGAGATCGAATTCCTCCTCTGAGGACTCCATGGTCACATAAGCAACCTTCTCCTTTCAAGTAAAAGGTTTACTCTTTAACTTCTGTTCATTCCTatatttctccttttctttttttattaattcaacCTGATGAACCCTTTCAGCTAAATGGGCTAACTCAGAGATATGCACATTAAGCAACTTTCAACCCATATAGAATCCTAACCCCATAACTACTATTTTCACCATTTCACTCTCAGGTAATGACACATAGCATCTACTTCTAGCATTTTTGAAACGTATCATATAGTCATCAATGGTTTTACCATCTTCTCGTTTCAAAGCAACAAGGTCAGTAACTGCCACATTCAATTCTCCTCGATAAAATTGAGAATGAAAAGCAATTTCCAACTGATTCCATATCGTTATCAAATTTGGTCTAAgatttgaaaaccaagtaaacgcattcttcgttaacgaagaaggaaaaaacttcattttcaaattctcatTATTGTCTAGATTCCCAATCTCGACCAAATATCGAGCGACATGTTCAGTAGTTGACTCTCCAACTTCCCCTGCAAATTTTGTGATTATTTTTGGATTCTTCACCCCTCTTGGTACTTCATCCATTTGAACAACTTGAGGGAAAACAGACACAAAATGGGGTCGGTTCATAAAACCAACGTTCAAACCAACTCGattgagcacctcctccataaTTCTTGTGACTTGATAACGTTCACCACTATGATTAGCACGTAATCGGGTTAGAACATCATCTGCATTCTGGCCACGAGGAATTATCTGAGGATTCTCTCTATTTAAAACGTTgtttcattttaaaatatattttcaaatccttCATTATTCCCCCTGGCCTCATGCCTTTCACTTTCATCATAATCAACGATTTGAGCAATCCGTTCGACTTGTCTGGCAAGGCGTTCAAATTTTGATTCGTGATCAGCCATCATGGGATTTAGAATTATGGTTATTTGTTGAATCAATAAGTTGACTAAATCATGATGACTTTTCTCTACATGTTGTCAAAATACCGCCATGGAATTAGAAGCATTCGACGTAGAGCCCACATTATAATCACGAGAGAACTCAGAATGTTGTTGTGGGTTTTGAGAATTACTTACTCTATTTACACTCCTGAAATAAACAGGAGGAATAAAACTACTCATTGGTGGAGTATAACCAGGAGGAAGGCCATAAGGAGGCCATCCAATGGTTAATGGAGGCTGGACTGGTGGTAAGTTACCACGTGGACGAATATTACATCCAACATTTTCAGTTTGTATGCTAGTAACCACCGTACTTTCACTTACAACCACACCCTCCGAACGTGAAGTAACATCCGCAGATTGCACAGTTACTGGTATGCTGTCATTGGTGGacgaaccaccattcacatttgacAATTCATCAGCCATATGAATAATCTTTCCACTTCTCAATTGCATACACCAAATGAAACCAAAAAATTATTTGACACACTTAAATTTAAAACTGTCTCACTGGGCATGCCAAtttgttttgttgatttttagcaaatcgatggtggttcgattctaatggtctaggagcgaaacctactcctcttttgtAGGTACCAGttctataagtgcatcaaagtgtcttGAATTAGATGAGTATTAAAACAGGAAATAAGTTCGAAAAGTGCAAAAAGGATAAAAGAAGcgtaaaagaaaagatttgaaaagtaaACTGACTGAAATCAAAATGACTtgctgaattataaaaaaaataataaaaatacattcGATGGAATCAAAGGACTTTCAACATGAAAATTAAAGGTACTGAAACATAAATTGAGCAAAGAAGTAAAAGAAACTTTGAATGTAAATTTCGCAATAAAATTAAAGGATGCTTTAAAGATAAAtttgacaaggaaaagtaaagttTACAGAAATTGTAAATGGAAAATTAAAGACAATGGAAGGAACCTTACAGAAATCGAAGTCGAATGCAGACTCAGAAATTCGCTGtggatgtgagtgtgcttgagtgtatttctgaagaAAAGTTCCAACTCTTATTTCCTAAaacttattaatatttataaccTATATCTATAACTGATCCTTAATTACACGTCGCTGCCTTGTATGCGGATTTTTAGGTAACTGTTCCTGCTCTTTTGTTAACAGACGTTACCCATAAATTCCTACCCATAAACTCCTCATTCAAAGAAAGCCTTCAACTTCTCTACTTAATGTAACCACTCAATTCTTTATTCGAACACTTGTTTGATTTACCAAGATGTCTAAGTCGAGTTCGTGTCAAACAACTTCTAATAAATGCCTGCACGTGCGTTATTTCGACCTTTGCTTCCTTCCTAACCCTTCACTAATGTTTTGAATGAGCCTAATCCTTCGAAATAATTATTTCGACTGACAACGGCAAGATATTTACATGATATAAAAtaattcttcaaaaaaaaattgtgaaatggTTTTATGTTCAAATGCTATTACATAATTGTAAATTGATTATTTATTATAAAGAATTAAATAATCAATAAGTATTCGATCATTAATCAGTCTATAATATAATATGTCAATCATAATTGCACtctattttattatgttttcaattatagtaaTTTCGTATTCTAtcttcaattatattaattatatattaaaattaattattaaaataaataatcagtataaaatatataatatatattaaaaattatatatattgattaatttttaatatataaataatattatttatttattttatttttaattaataaatttcaaaattctataaaataaaattcttgaTTATTTTTTAGtacataaataatattatttatttattttattttttagttaatcaaCCTCAAAATTCTATAAAATAAGATTCTCACATATTTGCTAATCAAACTGAATTTGATTTTCATGCTCATTATCTTTAATTATgacaattttctctctctttctatttcttttttctctcatttgGCCATTTCTCTTATTCATTTTCTTTCGGGATTCATTATGCCACATTGACTTCTTTTTGTTTGCATCTATATATTATATTCTTTTCACTACATGAAAAAATACTTTTACTGATAAATTTTTAGCAACTATAATATTATtgtcatcattttttttatttaatataattttttgtgacaattatatatttgtcATTATTCTATTAATTACAGTGGTAATTGCAACAATGGCCGCTAAATAATTACAATTAGACttttatttttaagtaaaattttCTATTGGCTATATTATGTGAAAACAAAATAGAGACTgcctagtcaccaaaaaaaaaaaaaaaatagagactgCCTCACCTCCTCAAATTGTCCGATCCCTGATTCTTCACACACGGTCACCACTCACACATCAGCCATTTGTACCGGCGGCTTCGTTCGTGCACACATTCCTCAAATCTTGATCTTGGTCTGCGATCTCAACAATCTCTCTCAAACACACTAACCGCTAATCTTTCACCTTCGCAACACCACAACACCACACCTCCGCGCGTGCACTGTTGCCGGTAGGTATTCtcccttaatttttttaatttttgttttttattttatatttttactaattCTAAAATTGATCAGGATTTTGTTGTTGTCGCCATTGCCAACTGTTGTTGCTATTCCTCTATTTTTTTGGTGACCAAACTTGCTGCTCGTTGCTCAGCTTGCTCTCTATAGCCGCCATTTGAAGTAGGTAAAGAtttctatttctctctttttgcatctttttctttttatttgtactGGTACTTGtaactaattataatttattttttttatcgtaATTACAATTAACTgcattttatttgtaatttgtataTTGTTGGTTCTTGTAATTTTATTTGcagttgttaattttttgttgtttaacTAATTGTTTGGTTTATTAAATATTCAGAAGTCTGAGTTATCTGTTCTGTCCTTGTGATGAATACATTATAGGTTAGATTACAGTTTTTGTTATAGTGGCTTCAAGttcgaaaaaataaaatcttcctTATTTGCatattggttatttttatttagacACTATCATTAGTAGATTAAATGGTGAACCTTACTCATTATTTTTTCACTCTCTCAACCTTTAAGAAGTGTCTAAAGTAGACATTTGTTTGGGTgtgtaaataataatttttcatgtagataatatatattttctttcaATGTTTTTTTAGGTACAACATACCACAATTGGCAAAAAGACACAAGGTGTATGTCTTAGACTTGATTGGATTTGGCTTGAGTGACGAAAAACTTATTGAATATGATGGCATGGTATGGAGGGATTAAATGGTAGACTTCGTGAAGGAAATAGTTAAAGAACCATCAGTTTTAATTGAAAATAGATAATTCACTATAATacttgtaccaattttttttagtagaTTGTATCTAATTTTAAATAGACACACAAGATAAATTAAGCGTTGGTAGCTGCATAGTCTTAAAAGATAACTAATGTGAAAGAGGGTTTAAtagtttattaatataattaagagGGAAAAATTAAAACTCACTACTACATACTTGATTTTTACTAACATTTATAAAATGTtaccaaatcatattaaaatgttaCCTATGTATATTAGTAACATTTTACAAATGTTAAATATACCCTATATTACCAAAaagttttactaatatttttttaaagatttaataacatttagtaaaaatgttacaatagatctCTATAGTAAAATTATGAGAAATGTTATAATAGACCCTTCTTAATAACACTTaaagaaatgttacaatagatatattttgtaacacttagaaaaatgttactatagttatttttgtaacacttaaaaaatgttacagTAGATATTTTATATAACACTTAAGAAATGTCACAATAACTCTTTCTAATTACACTTTAAAAAATGTTATAATAGATCTTCTATAGCAATACTCTAATAAATGTTACAAAAAGATCTTCTttgttaacaataaaaaaatattacaatatatcTTTAATAACATTTAAATGCACAAAATATTGAATTaagatatttttcttcaattacaTATTCTACACCCACTTTACAAATTAAACCCAAGATATTTAAACACTAAATTTGGTCCAATAAGTCAATTTTCCTATTTCTTCAATATGCTTACATTGCATAAACTTTTCCTACAGTAAAGATTAGTTTGACTACATATAAATATTTACaagtaacaaaataataaaattcatacTAATATTAACTTGAAGAATTCAAGTGCTCCCTATTTGTCATCTAACAGCACAAGATAACACCAATTAACATACTAATTTTACATTAATATCATTCTCTTATATAACTGGACAGCAACCAGAAAATTTCTCACGTTTTCGAAGTACTGATATGCCGATAATAGTGCCCCATCCAGGATCAATGCAGAATCAATAGGACTCTCCACAACcttaaaatgaagaacacattatAGACATTAGTAAATACTAAACAAACAATACGAGAAAAGTGAGTAAATTAAACTCTTCCTCAGAGTGTTCAGTTGGTAAATCTTTACCTGCAACAACTTTAACCATTTTTCTAATCCACCCTGCTGCTTCATATCTTCTAGATGCTACATATCAATGATTTTCTATTTGAGAATTCAGAATAACTCATACAAAATCCAGATATGCAACCGTCACAGagataaagatgataaatcaatacattaatagAGATAAAGATATGCAAACCATGAATTTTACAATCAGGTAAGGAACAATAAGCTGCTTACAGTATTATTTTCAGATGGACGTGATGGGCGAGGATTCACCTTGAATAATAATTCCTTAGTTTCATGTCATAGCAAAAGCATTAAATACTATCAACCGACATATTAATGGTTCCATCTTACCTTGCTCATATTCTTGAACTCTCCTATCAACCTCTTCGACATCTGTTGACTGCCTTAGAATTTCTTCAACTTTAGTTCCTGCAAAGACGATTCGTTTAGTTCACATTTTTCTCTTTCCCAATGACCAGTTAAGTGCATTTCTATTTTCCAACATGGCTTTGCAATATATATGAATCATAGAATATCAACTTAACTAAGAAAACAAAACTAAACATCTAAATCCAAAAATTTGAGACAAGGACGatgaaaattgaaatgaaatttggTTGCACTAGATACTTGTTTGAAGATACTCTAGAAATCGAAGAGCtttttcaaggaaagaaagaCCTTCATCAATATCTTCCAGTGCTAGAAGAATTGGCCTTCCAACAACCAAAGACTTAACTGGACGCTTGTCCCTCCCTAGAAGCAGTGCAAAGAATATAGACAAATCAGGATGGCAGAAACTTTCTATCAGAACAAGAAAAGAATATTTCTAATGATGAAGGGGCAGGGGAAGGTTCAGAAGCTTGCAGAAATAACCCAAAATTGCAAAATCAACATACAACTAAAAtatgttaatataatttttcagaaaaatcaacatacaacaaaacctgaaaaaagaaaaaaaggtttgATGTTTTCTGAATTTCTTCTGTATTTTCTTCTTAATCTAGTTACATGACATCTCCTACTAGTTAAATTGTACATAGTGAATTGATTTtctatcaataaaattattatagaTAAGAGTTTATAAGAAGATAGGCTTTACTACATCTATtggattaaataaaataaaataagtaactaCAACTATTGGATTAAAGGGTatacaatcaaagaaaaataaaataaaataagtaactaCAACAGTCATTAATTTATTCATATCATATCATTGTAAGCGTAAAGTCCCTCTAGTTTATCTTATGGATGGGCTTTGATTATGGTACTTCAACTATATATGCTATTTGCTATGACTATCACAAGCCAATGACAATGCATTATAATTTATACCTTATCGTATACTTGCCTTCTTTAGTGgacaataattatttaaaaaggaaaaaagaaggaATTTTTATGCAGAGAATTTTTATCACAATTCAACTCTGAATCTAATATTTTTATCGCAATTCAACTCTGAATCAAAGCACACCTCAATATCTTAGTTCAAGCAGTCCTAGCCCTGCTTTAACACCTTCACCTAATTCAAATGCCAAAACAAAATCTTAGGAAGAGGTATGTGTATGTGGTATGAAGATAGGGATGGAGAACTCTTGTATGGGAATTGAAGCCTATAATGGCAAATTCTAAGACAAAAAAATGAGGAACTTTCAGCagtaaaaaaaagatttaaatgggGCCAAAAAAAGTTACATATTAGAGGACTAGTCCATTTTGGTTTGTAGAAATAAACCTAAGCAAGTAATGAAAGCATATGAAATAAAGATACTACATATTATGAAAGGTCTCAAAAAGAGAGAATACCATAAAAGAGATGTGAATTATTATGAAAGGTAACAAATCAAGTATGTAGCTGCAACTTTATTTATTCTCAGTGGTCCAAAGTGGAAAAAATTGAATCAGAGAGAAGGTGTGAGAAATTATATGCCTTTATTCTACCGTGTTGTTTCAAGAAATTATATGCCTTCTAATAACTAATAAGTTTTGGACAACTCATACCATGGTTAAAGTCATCAGTTGCAGCCTGGAGTTCAGAGAGAGTGAAATTCTTCCATGAAGATTTGAAGTTGGCAAACTCAGagtcaaaagaagaaagaatgagatCCTCTCTAACCCTCTTACTCTTCCTTCTACTTAACTTAGAAACATCCTTCTTAAGAGGGTGAAATGGTTGAAATGGCATCTGTGGGCCTTTCTTGAGAAGCTTGAAGAAACCATGCCATTGGTTGTTAGCATTAGAACCACCACTTCCTAGTAGAGCCTCAGAATCAGAAGTGCTTGCTTAACAAGTGTTATAACCATTTCTTtcatatatactattatatatatctCTATAAATTCATCTATCATTGATCTCGTACGTACGAAAAACTAAGGGATACATATCTTGGTATGCAAATTAATATAAAAACTTGTAGTATACTTCAATAATTAGCTTTTATATAcgtattttattatttaagtaCTTGTAGGCACTAAGTATAATAATTTAGACTTGATGTAgaaaatcaaaaaagaaaaaaaataattatctactGGAGGAGTCAGTCATGTGTATGTACCTAGCAAGGGACCaattaaaaatgatgaaactcaTCTTGTATGTCTTTCAATTTGGATTTAATGATTAATGAGTACATACAAAATGGATTAGCCATCTAGAAGCCTAGATAATTAAGCATACAGACAATGCTGGAGGTTATGTGTAAGTGGAAACCCACACTTAAGTAAGTCTTTTCCAAAGAAAGGGAAATTCATCGCCACTCTTATCCACAGTCACATGCATGccgttccttttttttttgagaCATTTCTTCAAACACCTTAAATGCACTCCCAAAAACCCAAAGaactttcataaaaaaatttatactaaaaaaatttggATTCATTGTCAAACACACCATATGTATTTATTcccattttaataatataatagtaACAAGTGCCGACTGAAGCGACTTGAACTTCAAAAATCTGATTTCAATATCAATTCAGAAAATGAGAAGTACTCACTGAAACATTCCTTAGGATTTGCACTTCCAAGCCGGATCCCctacaatttttattttagtacatTCTCAAGTTAGCCAAACACAGAGTATGAAAAATTTAGCAGTGAAGAATGAGATTTAATACTACATAAAAATTGTGTGCGGGGGTTAGGTCCGGACATTGAgcatccaaaaaataaataacactaaAATAACACTATATTTACATGAGGATAAGGAAAGGGTTACTATATTTACCGACAAATAATGTAGAAATCACTTTTCGATAGCTCACTAACTAGTGTAGATTTTCCCTAACAAGTATGTAATAAAGGCATTTAGTGATGGTTCTAACTTCTAAATGCAACACatagcaaaaacaaataaacttAGACCACTTACAGCATTTGTATAGACAATAACAGCAACAACAGCTAAGCCATGTCCAAATGAACCTCCATGCCTCTTGCGACTAACACCTTATTCTATTAAAGATCTCAGCATTTAACTTGTTTATCATTACCAGTAGAGATTTTTGTGTAATTAAATACTAGAACTGTTATAGTCAAATggaaaaatagaatgaataataattaaaaaataagtgtaattaaactcatttatacctaaattcaaaacctaaattcaaataaacaacttaattaaaacctaaattcaaaacctaactactaaataaccaattaaaaacctaaattaactaataattatacatCAAATTAATTACATATTAATTATCAAGTAAATATTAAAGAAGATTGAAAGAGCAAGAAGATAACTGAACTGGAACTCACCAAGCCGTGAATTGAGTAAAGGATGGAACCGCTGAGAAGACGACTTCGCATGGAGAAGACGATGGCGCAGGCGAGAAGAGGACAGTGCAACGACAGTGCAGGCGACAAGAGGATGAACCAGACGTGAGAAATTAGATATGCATGATTCAGATATGGATCAAAATCagtaagaaaagaaagaacacgaaaagaggttcttcttcttctccattagACTCACCTCAAAACAGAGAACAACAAATGTAACCCTAGAATTTGTTAAAACGAGAGAGAGATTCAAGGAGCGGAGGAGCACGATCGAGAGTGCCAGTGAgattgagagtgagagtgagaaggAGAACGAGATTTGGAGTGATGTTGAGAGCGCTAGCAGGTTCCCCAATCTTTCTTCCACCCCAGCCATTAGGTTAGGTCTCCGTTTTGATTTCTAGAGTGTTATTACTGTATTTCTTCAACCTTTTTCAGCCACGATTTGTTTTCTTCAATTTGTTATTACTGACCATGGAATAGGTAACATTTttgaagtttttaaaaaaaattatatatatttattaacatTTCATTATAAATGTTaccttatatataattttataataatcacTAACACTTTAACAAATATTAAGCAATAAATGTTACCAAATATTCATAATGTAGTAGTGACTATCCCTGGCATCCCACTTTATGAAGAAATTTTTTTCCAAGTTCAtaataaggtttttttttttgggtatggaagtaaaagtagtgatatactctaatattgtaattttttgtattttttaaaattgtgaaagGTACATGATGAATGAATTTTAtgcggtttagaattcacaaataaatctttgttgcaagtatagtttctaaaccaacaaataatcctctcatacaaaagattgtttgtcacaagtaacaaacccctaaaattaataaccgaagtattcaaacctcgggtcgttctccctaggaagtgcaataaagtgttcttgttattggttatgaggtatgttttgggatttttgaattaagagacaagaaatgtaaatggcaaaggaaataaactaacaactagaaaggctcttggcaaggtatgagaactagaagtcctatcctagctgtcattatcaattgtgatgagaattatccattgctcccacttagttaacctctaaccatggaggaaagtcaagtggatggattaacttgattccacaagtcctagcctaatcataatgaaagactagctttagtagcattcaagtcaattagtaacttctaattatcaatcaacaaaggaattagataactcaagagtcactaattactctacatAGGCCAAGAGGAggaaaatctatactaaaatccaaccaagcatttcatcaaacacttggaaggcataaaaggaaagtaaaaggaattaaacaacaacaaagcaattcaacaataaaggaacatgaatcataaattgcattaaaagagaaatagaagaaacaaaagtgtaTCAACAtatagagaattacaagaattaaatgctaaactagagagaggagat
This window harbors:
- the LOC112776506 gene encoding uncharacterized protein isoform X1, with protein sequence MAGVEERLGNLLALSTSLQISFSFSLSLSISLALSIVLLRSLNLSLVLTNSRVTFVVLCFESSSQRFHPLLNSRLGSGGSNANNQWHGFFKLLKKGPQMPFQPFHPLKKDVSKLSRRKSKRVREDLILSSFDSEFANFKSSWKNFTLSELQAATDDFNHGRDKRPVKSLVVGRPILLALEDIDEGTKVEEILRQSTDVEEVDRRVQEYEQASRRYEAAGWIRKMVKVVAGCGESY
- the LOC112776506 gene encoding uncharacterized protein isoform X3, coding for MRSRLLSGSILYSIHGLGIRLGSANPKECFRSGGSNANNQWHGFFKLLKKGPQMPFQPFHPLKKDVSKLSRRKSKRVREDLILSSFDSEFANFKSSWKNFTLSELQAATDDFNHGRDKRPVKSLVVGRPILLALEDIDEGTKVEEILRQSTDVEEVDRRVQEYEQASRRYEAAGWIRKMVKVVAGCGESY
- the LOC112776506 gene encoding uncharacterized protein isoform X4, whose product is MRSRLLSGSILYSIHGLGIRLGSANPKECFRSGGSNANNQWHGFFKLLKKGPQMPFQPFHPLKKDVSKLSRRKSKRVREDLILSSFDSEFANFKSSWKNFTLSELQAATDDFNHGTKVEEILRQSTDVEEVDRRVQEYEQASRRYEAAGWIRKMVKVVAGCGESY
- the LOC112776506 gene encoding uncharacterized protein isoform X2 — translated: MAGVEERLGNLLALSTSLQISFSFSLSLSISLALSIVLLRSLNLSLVLTNSRVTFVVLCFESSSQRFHPLLNSRLGSGGSNANNQWHGFFKLLKKGPQMPFQPFHPLKKDVSKLSRRKSKRVREDLILSSFDSEFANFKSSWKNFTLSELQAATDDFNHGTKVEEILRQSTDVEEVDRRVQEYEQASRRYEAAGWIRKMVKVVAGCGESY